In Nerophis ophidion isolate RoL-2023_Sa unplaced genomic scaffold, RoL_Noph_v1.0 HiC_scaffold_62, whole genome shotgun sequence, the genomic window CTGTAACCTAACTATTTTCTTTAACATTTTTAGATTCCCGAAATAAATAACttattataaaataatttaaaaaatcgatttattttccatttaaggcTGCTGAACACATCTTTCATGTTTGTGTACAGATCTGTGCTGTTTCACCTTATTTTTTAATGACgattgttttgtatgtaatgGTTTATGATGACGTTGTTATTGAAATACAGATGACACAAAAGAAGCATGGTAAGTAAGTGTGGCAAAACAAGTTAACGGAAGTGACGTCTGGTACGCACATGCGTGGACCGTTCGggtgataaagcaagatggcctCTGACGGAGAAGGCCTAAACGGGGGCAAtatatttctgtattcttacatatatgttgtttcatagagtacacacggttaataattgtttgtagccggatacatcagtctgagcgcactttgttTACTAGCTTATTTTAAGAAAGTTTGCAGCtagtttagctggctagttagcttagcttgttagctgcgaaCAAAGAGACGaggaagttatttaaacatcgcctagtagggaactaatgtgagtgtaaagtgttgtgattgtgtgaaaatgtgccaaagaaccacagcaaagtatgaggaggaactttggccaagaaaagaggagaaggagcgacaacgtcaactactggatgtttattataagaaacatcatcaagttgtgttacacagaacagctttgtttacttcttactctcacatctttactaactttatacttGATTACCAACATCATTCTTAAATATATTGTGTATGACAAGTTTGGTTGTCTCGTGAGGATGatgtacatacagtcgtggtcaaaagtttacatacacttgtaaagaacatcatgttatGGTTGTCTCGAGTTtcaaatactttctacaactcttatttttttgtgatgtagtgattggggcacatacttgttggtcactaaaaacattcatgaagtttgcttcttttatgaatttattattggtctactgaacatgtgaccaaatatgctgggccagaagtataaatacagcaatgttatatgcagtatatatacagcaatattattataaatacagcaatgttatatgcagtatatatacagcaatattattataaatacagcaatgttagtatatatacagcaatgacggtgggcatggtgttcctgggattaaagccctcacctttttttcctccaaacattttgctgggtattgtggccaaacagctcattttgtttcatctggcatcacatggacaaagataagactttctggagtaaagttccatggtcagatgaaacaaaaaattagctgtttggccacaatgtcCAGCAATATTTTTCGAGGaaaaaaatgtgaggcctttaatcccaggaacaccattccaccgtcaagcatggtggtgtctGTTATCTACTGCCCTCCAGGGCCCTATTcaaactttatcagtgaattctcagagtttgttgctgatctagtgatgcacgccaataatataattataatgggggactttaatattcatatgaataccccatcggacccaccatgcgtggcgctccagactaatTGATAGCTTCggccttacacaaataataaatgaaccgacgcatcgcagccataatacgatagacctagtgcttgtcagaggtatcaccgtttccaaagttatgatactcccgtatactaaagtaatgtccgatcattaccttataaaatttgaagttcagactcatgttcggcacaCTCATAATAATAAATGCtacagcagccgcaacattaatgctgccacaacgacaactcttgctgacctactgccctcggtaatggcaccattcccaaagtatgtgggctctattgataacctcactaacaactttaacaacgccctgcgcgaaaccattgataacatagcaccgctaaagttaaaaagtagtacggtagcatcgctaacccaacaagggactccttccagtagctccacccactcagctgatgactttatgcaattctttagtaagaaaattgaagtcattagaaaggagattaaagacaatgcgtcccagctacaacggggttctattaacactgacacgattgtatatacggcggatactgccctccaaaatagtttctctcgttttgaggaaataacattagaggaattgttacaatgtgtaaatggaataaaacaaacaacatgtttacttgaccctcttcctgggaaactgatcaaggagctctttgtattattaggtccatcagtgctaaatattataaacttatcactttcctctggcactgttcccctagcattccaaaaagtggttattcatcctcttcttaaaagacctaacctcgaccctgacctcatggtaaactaccgaccggtgtctcaccttcccttcatttcaaaaatcctcgaaaaaattgttgcggagcagttaaatgaacacttagcgtctaacaatctatgtgaaacctttcaatccggtttcagggcaaatcactccacggagacagccctcgcaaaattgactaatgatctattgctaacgatggactctgatgcgtcatctatgttgctgctcctcgatcttagcgctgctttcgataccgtcgatcataatatattattagaatgtatcaaaacacgaattggtatgtcagacttagccctgtcttggtttaactcttatcttactgataggatgcagtgtgtctcccataacaatgtgacctcggactacgttaaggtaacgtgtggagttccccagggttcggtccttggccctgcactcttcagcatctacatgctgccgctaggtgacatcatacgcaaatacggtgttagctgtcactgttatgctgatgacacccaactctacatgcccctaaagctgaccaacacgccggattgtagtcagctggaggcgtgtcttaatgaaattaaacaatggatgtccgctaactttttgcaactcaacgccaaaaaaacggaaatgctggttatcggtcctgctagacaccgacctctatttaataatacaactttaacatttgacaaccaaataattaaacaaggcgactcggtaaagaatctgggtattagcttcgacccaactctctcctttgagtcacacattaaaagcgttactaaaacggccttctttcatctccgtaatatcgctaaaattcgctccattctgtccactaaagacgctgagatcattatccatgcgtttgttacgtctcgcctcgactactgtaacgtattattttggggtctccccatgtctagcattaaaagattacagttggtacaaaatgcggctgctagacttttgacaagaacaagaaagtttgatcacattacgcctgtactgtatatacctttatatacatatatacatacatatatacctatactggctcacctgcactggcttcctgtgcacttaagatgtgactttaaggttttactacttacgtataaaatactacacggtctagctccatcctatcttgccgattgtattgtaccatatgtcccggcaagaaatctgcgttcaaaggactccggcttattagtgattcccaaagccccaaaaaagtctgcgggctatagagcgttttccgttcgggctccagtactctggaatgccctcccggtaaaggtttgagatgccacctcagtagaaacatttaaatctcaccttaaaactcatttgtatactctagcctttaaatagactccctttttagaccagttgatctgccgtttcttttctttttctcctatgtcccactctcccttgtggagggggtccggcccaatccggtggccatgtactgcttgcctgtgtatcggctggggacatctctgcgctgctgatccgcctccgcttgggatggtttcctgctggctctgctgtgaacgggactcttgctgctgtgttggatccgctttggactggactctcgcgactgtgttggatccattatggattgaactttcacagtatcatgttagacccgctcgacatccattgctttcctcctctccaaggttctcatagtcatcattgtcaccgacgtcccactgagtgtgagttttccttgcccttatgtgggcctaccgaggatgtcgtagtggtttgtgcagccctttgagacactagtgatttagggctatataaataaacattgattgattgattgatatgtatatcatataaaggtgctaaTCCATGGGATGATTAATAATTAGAAATAAAATATGtcacacttcaatatttcaaacacctataaaaacactattatgaataagtctaatattgtatgatgaatatatatacacttacatttttttaatgtatgtaaaatatgttttgtacTGATTACTCTCACCTTctcagtcaaattgttctgttcaatttttaataaaagtacacaatgttgcaaatTAATGCATGTActcgagtaaaaaaaaacacttatacaaaatatctaatctataaatgtagaagcatattaaacagattgttagacaaacaacaatgtcacacatgttatatgtgctgatgttgttagaaagtcaaaatgaaagtctggacagtttatttcaaatcctgcagtttcatttgctgctgctgttctcaccagcacacttgtgtttcttacactggtacttagaagacaatctttcaccacacacactgcaactcaacactttctctcctgggtgtcttctcatgtgtgctacaagggttgATCGCTCactaaagcttctgttgcagattgaacaggaaaaaggtttttcaccagtgtgtgttctcatgtgtcttttcaaactcagactttgtgtaaaacctttcccgcagattgaacaggaaaaaggtttttcaccggtgtgtgttctcatgtgtaccttcaaattctgacgttgtgtaaaacctttactacagagtgaacaagaaaaaggtttttctccagtgtgtgttctcatgtgtactttcagactactatggtatttaaaggttttgtgacagtgagaacaagtgaagtgagtgttgtcagtgtgacatgtcttatcatctttagagtcttcatcatcagtgtcaggagagtgtgacgttgtgtcctcactatctgatagtggagctaagagcttgtctgcttgtgatcctccacagtggtctccatcagcttctgttgtcatgtgttgtgttgagctgctgcttggaggctccccccctcccctctcctctctttcacctttcacctcatcatcttcactcttcacagggacaccagtcactgggaactcctccaaccatttaggctgactgatgccctcttcctcctcttcctctttaatgtgcggcgcctcttggtcctcctcttcctctttaaagtagggggtcagtgggtcctcctcttcctctttaatctgaGGGGTCAGCGGGATCTCTTgctccgattgtagctgagataggcgcctgcgccccccgcgaccctgaaagagaataagcggtagaaaatggatggattggtcAGCgtgttctcttgctccttaaagggaggggtcagtgggtcctcctcttcctttttgatgtgtaagatcagtgggtcctccgcttgccctttaatgtgaagggtcagtttcacattatgggtctgtggcgtctcgtcttcctctttaaggtggggggactgtggctcctctcctccctctttgatgtgttgggactgtggtacctcttcttccttgtgtatgtggggggactgtggttccttcTCCTGCTCATGAGGTAGATGTTCTTCATcgaggtctgcgggacaggagaaaacaaacattcttcagaaaagtccagctttgctcagtcacatgagacattgtcctgcaccaacatatcttctcacaatctcatcagtttcccctcacagcagtcagggtacttccagctgacacatgcaGAAGACCTccaggggaatgccttcccaggccaacatccaatccaccttattcatataaaatcatcctaaaagtcattcctgcaatccttaatggtagacgccatacgtgaaagtgtgctgttctccctctgaataagtcatacacacacaggaaataatgtaccacatgccagcctccacgcagtagtactagtgatgagctccccctgctggtggacaataattacagtgattttcacattcatctttagagacatgtctgttataaaagaagcatgagcacagtcaacatgttggccaaaaaagatgacatctgtgttgctttcatttagatcaggggtgcccacactttttctgcaggcgagctacttttcaattgaccaactcgaggggatctacctcatttatatatatcatttatatttatttatttatgaaagagacatttttgtaaaccagttaaatgtgtttaatgataatacaagcatgtgtaacacatatagatgtctttctttcacgaagacaagaatataagttggtgtattacctgattctaatgacttgcattgattggaatcagacagtaatgatgacaacgcccacattttcaaatggaggagaaaaaaagttgtcctttctgtacaataccatatgaaagtagttggttttggcatctaattcatccagcttccatacactttacaagaaaaacattggcggcaaattccgtagcttgcttgattgacattcacggcacccgagggtcttgtgagatgacgctggctgctgccagttcccagttcattattatgaaaaaatgacagagaggaaggcgagaaacactttttatttcaacagactttcgcgccgtcccttccgtcaaaactctaaatgccgactgcacatttcctatcttcacaataaaagccctgcttcatactgcctgcgctaacaaaataagagtctcggaaagctggcgtgcacaagtgatgtgcacgccagctttctgagggatcgcttgtgcgcgCCAGTTTTCCGaagctctgtatttagttagcgcaggcagcatgaagcagggattttattgtgaagataggaaatgtgcagtcggcctttagagttttgacggaaggtacggcgcaagagtctgttgaaataaaaagtgtttctcgccttcctctcggtcatattttcataataatgatcttgcagcagccagcgtcatctcacaagaccctccggtaccgtgaatgtcatttaagtgacgtcttggtgaagattgatgatcactaatttttaggtttatcttttttaaa contains:
- the LOC133547102 gene encoding uncharacterized protein LOC133547102 isoform X2 gives rise to the protein MRRNFVQQKRRRSDNINYWTLFSRNIKLCYTEQTSMKNIYLMSRRRNHSPPTYTRKKRYHSPNTSKREERSHSPPTLKRKTRRHRPIM